From the genome of Monomorium pharaonis isolate MP-MQ-018 chromosome 1, ASM1337386v2, whole genome shotgun sequence:
GTTGCGATACTTCGACGCCAGAAAGACGAGTCCCACGGTCACGCAAACGAGAAACATGTTGTTACGTGCGGGAACCATTAATCAAAAGGGGGAGGCAAAATCGCTTAAGACGCgcaaaaaattcgattttaaaaaatcaacgtTATATGTACAATTTCTTCGTtacgaaatattatatacacatgcgcgcgcgcgcccgcgcgcgagCTACTCGTTTTTCTATTTAACGtgttacaaaattctaaatgtCAAATCGCTCGTTGAGAGCAATCGGCATGTACGGTTTGTAACGATTTCAGGCAGCTCAACACGCGCGTCGATCGATAACAACGATAAACTCTCTCTCGGAATTCGTCTCGAAggcattaatataaaactctGGCGCAACACGGCGATCGCGCGGAATCATCCGACTAGATAAATCTACGATTATCTGAAGTCGCGGTCGCTCCTGCTTGAAACTGCTCCGTTTAAAACAATCATTTCGGTGATCAGCTCCGATTCCATTGAAATTCTGAAACGTAAACGAGGTTCAAGAGACCCCGTAGCTGAAAAGACGACTGGCGCACACGCTACGAGTATCACGAACGACTAAACAAGACTAAGTCAGATGATTCACATTCACGGTCGAGACGACGACGTCGACCCGGTCGACCGCGTTTATCCGACCGGTATTCTGCCGGTAACAAACGCGGAACATGtggtatatgtatatatacatgtggaGACTGGAGATTCGATTCTTGCGAGAGTCAGCGAGAGTCGAGAgtcagagaggaacctgagagcggtcatcgcgtcATTTTAgatgttttcatccatcagcgcctctatgtgcacacaatgtgcacattgaattATATAGtcaatatctatgaatcccgtaggtaatgtgcatgactttttgggtctcttctatgctatgtccataATTATTTAGTTCTGTTCCATGCTATATCTGTGAGCAACGAACGAGGAATGTCGTCGGTCATCGGGATGGCCAGCTGACAGTCGTACAGTATCGTGGAATATTACGCGGAACGCGAGGGCTATCGGTGACATCGATGTGGCTACTGCAAGAACTCTACCACGAATTTCACGGTGAGCACGATAATACTGTCCTCCCAATCGCGGATGAGACCTCGTTTCGCGAGAGAGTCTCGGATATTTTCACGTCGCTCTGAAACGGGCCACGTTATCTGgtgaaaaattattgagaaGCGAGCCGAAACTCTAAGTTTGAATCTGACACAAATCGTTATTTTTCGTACACAGGTATGTGGGCGCACACGTTGACGGTGCAAGACCATCAAAGTTTGATAGACAGGGGTTGAAGACACAGCGGCTGCTATTGTTATAAACCCATGATGAATCAGACCTGCTGTCCTCAGTATACCATTAGGTAATATTATCGACTCTCAAGTTTTAGAGAGAAATGATTTTGCACTTTGAGTGAGAGTAATTAAAGTGACACATTAACAACATGAATAATCATTTTAGATGCTAAATTTTAGGATATTAAAGtctcagaaaaaaaattctaaaacgcgtgattaaatttttgaaaaatgaattgACAAATGATAGTTATGGAGGTACAAGTGAAGATCAACAAGATAATAaaggtaaaatttttagaattttggtctatgtttgtaataatttatgtgaGATACATAATTCACCAgctctataatatttatagatataagCAACGAAGAGGCATTAAACTATCCTAAGCATTTGACAAAAGCGCAGAAAGATAAATCTCAGATTGATATTTCGTCCGTCGATGATGAATTGTCCATTAATTCAGTAAAAATGAAAACTCGGAAAAATTTGACTTCTGCATTGAATAGCGATCAAGCGCAGTTAACAAATTCCAACAGCAAAAATACCTTGCACGTTAGAAGTGAGTTCACCGATGTGGTACCTTGCAAGAAGGCCAAATTATTATGCAAGATAAATCACAGAGTGAAATCGAGCTTattatgaaagaaaagaaacaacaAAATTGCGTTAAGAAGGAAATGGAAGAATTGTTCGAGGAAGTATACACTGGAATAAAGAAGTTAGAGGTAATACAATATCAACATATAACTTCCAAACTTCAGTATTTATTAGATGTTTTCTAATTCTTATTACTTATGAAatagatgttttttttatttattgtatgtttttaatatgGTCCTCTTTTCtccaatttttatcatattaaaaataagtagtaaaataaattgaaaatttaataatagctgtaaatatttgttaaataatgcCATTATTAAGCTAGCTCTATATTAAAGGTTTAATGTGTCACATGTTTAATTACATTGCAACCACGAAATTGAATCATATcatttttctgtttcttttacTCGATTTTGATCTGATTATAAATGAATCGAAATGAGTTTACGCGTATCTTATTACAATAgttattttcttcttcgtCCGAATAGAGATTGTtgttaagttatttatttttgtaaattgagATTGGTTCAAACTGCCCCAATGAGCTCCGAATACTTAAAGATTTCGAAAGAATCTTATGAGCTTTACAAAAAGTATCAGAACACGGTACATGTGGTACCTTGCAAGAAGTGAGTGTGTTGTTTGACAAACTCACAGAgcaatttttctaaatcatattgtttaaaatctaTCGTATTAGGTAAAACTATCCCTACTTTcgatttaaattacacattttttactgTCAGAATGTTAAAGTTTTCTAAGTTTTGCATTGTAATTATAAGAGCAAAATGTATTGGATATTTggtattagaaatattaaatttcaaaatataagcttttacttttctttacattatgaaattattgctCTCTCTACGAGATCTATTCAGCATTAGAAAAATACGCCTTACcatttgaattaatttcttatttcttctttcagTATTAAAAGATTCTGATATgctattgcaattatttttatttaaggcgttacgaatattaatgaaaaaccaagtatttaattaatcaatcaacttagtgatatttttcttttaaagtagagaaatattttatctcgcatCACGTTTATCACGTATTATTTTGTTCCACATATACATggtataaattcaaataattgatttgataaaaatttactcaccgattgctgttgctgctcctgctgctgctgatgctgatgctgttgctgctgctgctactgctactgctacattccttttccggttttgattctgaacgaaaatcaacatggcacgaaagtggcatgacgtcacgtaacttcgtagaaacgcaggccgaggaaagcagtgagaaaaccgtttgaataaaaattacgcaCCGAGATGCAACGaacggagacaaattcgtttcgagaatttcgtatgctcgcacgactACTATAtagtagcacttcacttaattggcactcgcgatattctaccgaacgtatcCTCTTCGAGCAAACACTTGGCTCGAACACACACGCGAACACTTTACTCGAAACCGAAGGCAAACGCACTCCGCCGCCCTTTACACATGAATATCACCTCTGCTACGTATGATCTCACATAGCTCGCGTATCGTTTGCTAACACGGCACTCTCAACACAATACCGTACCTGCACAACATCGCACAATTCAATTCTGaatacgcgagacacgcactGCGTCGACAGAGCGTCTGATGCGTCTGACCGGCGGCGCTGGAGCGGCGTACGTGACTGGggagcgcggagcaacggagcaacatggcggcagcggcgcaggcgcggcgagtggcgccgactagcgccgagtaccgccgagtctgcctgccagcagtcacgtacgccactccagcgccggtcggacgttCTGTTGACTCCGTGCGTGCTCGCGTATTCATttgtgcgcaggtacggtgttgAGTGGTTTTGAGAATGCCGTTGCGCTAACAGACGAGCCGtccttttcacgtattttttcaaatgtaacggtcgcgccaagtgaaattctcgcgtgcgatttacgttttactcgtgtgtgatatattatcggtaatatcgggagtgccgaataaagtatcgggcgatcgttattaatgtgcagttcgagaatagcaggatgatgtcagcaaaAAGTGACATCCATGGAGCGACTTGAtattccggaaaaggaatgtagcagtagcagcaggagcagcgacagcaatcggtgagtgaatttttatcaaatcaattatttgaatttatatcatgtatatgtacgtggtattgcacatttaggCTGCGTTCTGTTTCAAtgcatgatgcgcataatgcattgttcatccttgtttaacgtttgacaaacaacaagaatgaacgatgcatcatgcgtatcatgcgtgaaacggaacgcacccttatagaatacgattatgcacatttgcataaaatagatttaaaatatgaatgacgcgatgaccgctctcaggtttctctctgGTAAAATCAAGTAACTTTGGTTAAACTGGTGACAACTAGCCTAGTGGCCTCTTGCAGCTAAAGACTCTACTACGTTCCGGCTATATTTCGCGCGGTTTTCTACGTCGTTGTGAGCTTCTTGTTCGTGAGATTTCGATTTCATAGGTTATGAAGggatatttatacataattctGGAGTAATGAGATAGCGtccataaaattttcttcgtatAATGAAAATCTGCGTAGCTAACGATTGTTCTTGTACAAAGAATACGAGATTAGATGGCAATTCGATcacgtttttttctttctcggaAGATTCGTGAGTGACTTCCATCAATTAATTAACGTGATCGTTTAGTTCCTTTGTTACTAAGAGGAGGAATCAGTGCGATAACTGCTTCGTAACCGTGATTTAGCATCTAGCAGCAAGGAACTTCTTTGCAAGCCTCATTTTGAGGACTGCTTCATTACGCTCAGAGACTTAAAGCCCAGCATTGTTCCCTGAACTTTGGTACAGCAAAAGGTTTGTAAGCTTATTAGTCAGGAAATTTATAGCTTTCTACGTAAATATTGACGACCATTtagatatttcataatttgtaatgataatagtaatagtagCTCTCATCAATCACAGTTAACCTTGGTACTGTAAAGCGTAGTCTATTGACTATACATGGAGTAAGCATGGAGTAAGAAGTAACAGGCGTAATGCAAGGTCTATaatgtcagcaggagtaatgcagtaaggagtaagagtaacaattgatcaattaaaaaccaggagtaaacgaaatgggcaaatctcattttatatttcttacttcttactcctactccattACTTCTGCTGACATTGTAGATCTTGCATACGAGCGTaagcgaaataaattaattttattgcctACTCCTACTTCATCTTTTACGCTTACGCTTGGCCAATTAGAGCATAGAAATAGTTGTAAACAGTGCAAACAATGCTATTAGTTTCATAAAATCGTAGAAAATTATATGGCAaattgttactcttactcCTACTTCTTACTCTACGCTTACTCCATGTATTGTAGACCATGCTTCAGAATGGATAAAGACTGCATATGTAATGAaaactatagattttaaatattggcagtttatttaagtattatcAGAGcttagttaaaatatatattctatatctGGACATTTATGTTTCTGAGTCTAACTTTCAATTGTTCagatttataaatgaaaaaattataagagtGATCTACAATACATGAAATAAGCTCTTATGCCTACTGTTACTTCTTACTTCACGGTTATTCCATGTATTGTAGACTACGCTATATGGTAGCTACTTGCTATCTCACCCACTTTTCTGaacctatatatatatgtatatatatatatcaggaatatactttacaaaatttgattgtCATGTTGTATGTCGATGCTTGTTTGGATTATTTATAGAAGTAGCTTACCATTTTGTTccaaactatatttttatttttactcaaaTAAGATTTCTATggtttatacaatattgtaataaaatttatacatttatatctttgcAGAATCTTCGAAAGAACAAGAAGCAAGGAATATATCACAGATAATATCAGTGAAAGTAtcattgaaacaaaaaaagaaaaacagatgAACATTTCTATGCTTTAGTGACATTACAGAGTCCACCCATGCAGAATAATGTaagcttatttttataaatgtacgAACTATTTGAATAtgaattgaattgaattaatttgtatatacaagatcggatatattattaacaatcgtaaaacttaattactttttttatttgatttgtacacaatttttttttgatttaGTTTGATTCGGATTTAAACAaagatgtaatataatattgattcaCATATATCTATTTCTTATTTACCtgacatatatttacaaaacgcTAGTAAATCATTGATAtcctatatatttttgttatatttttatgttatattgcagattgaagatttatttaacGGAAATAAAGTCGGAGATAAAGACATTCAACCAATGGATCACATATCAGCTATGAATGGTTCTAACTTATCGACGCCTTCTGTGACTCATGAAAATTCTCAGACGAATGTAAAGACATATCGTTTAATAATACAGATTGACAAAATACGAGGTAAACCAGGCCCAAAATGTAAAAAGGTACTTCctctgataaaatttaataatacaaaggATGCAGAAACGAATGAAAGTGATACGGTAAAGAAACGTCCATTACAAAACATTGATTTATCACCCATTAAAAAGCCCTGTGCTCAGGGTacatgcaaattaaaaaaatgtacacttAAATCAAAACTAGAATTTCAATGCGAattatgtgataaatattatatcgcGAAGACAGAAGAAGCTAAGAACTTCTCTTGCACCAAATGTTTCAAAAGTTTTTCTGATTCACAATCATTATATGCGCATGCTAAAACGCATTTTGGGTGTGATATTTGTCTGACGGAATGTACCACTCAAATGACGTATGATAAGCATATAAGATTGCACGTTAGTACTGATCCGCAATATCCTTATAAATGTCATCAGTGTCACAAAATATTCGAGATGAAGGAAGGCGTTAAGCAACATTGTCTAGTGGAACACCCTAAAATAGCTCTACAGAATACCACCATTCAGGTTTCACCTTCTTTAACTAAAATAGCTCCTAaacaaaatgataattatttctgtATCAACTGCAATATTGGTTTTACAAGCGACCAAGCTTACAGGTAagtttaatttctataataagaataataatgtttttttaagaaaatttgttgtaaatgttatgtattcttataaattataaagcataattataattatagtacATAATGTGCTTATATAGTATAAAgcagttaatttaataaatactttacaaTGGATATAAGTAAGTAgtgcaacaaaaaatataacaataattgtaattgagaaaactttattaaaaaactcaatactaaaaaaaaattaagataaaaaaatatcaaacatgaaaaataaattaaacacaaaaattattattaggcaTCAAAATCTGTAGATAATTGCTTTCTCATTGTTatgttcgttaaaaaaattttagtaactttgatctttgatatttttatagtcaattaattagattgatatttactttaatagaagacttgagtattttttggcacaaaacaaaatttgaaaaaatcatttttaaaccATTTTTAGATGAACTGACAAACGAATGGCTAAATCACCactaagattataaaatataagtagtataacaagaaataaatgttaaaattaatgcattgcacatatatgttttttaaaaaatactatactATCAATATTACAGGACTCATATAAATTCTCATGGAAAGAAAGAGGGTTTTACATGTAACATTACAAACGAGGCTAGCAACATAATAGCTGTACCGAATCCTTTAACCGGGAATCAAATAGGTATTCTTCAACCAGTGAAGTTTAGTTGTCGGGTGTGTTCGAAACAATTTGACAACTTTGACGAAGTTAACTTGCACACACGGACCCACTTGCAGGAATCTGGAGAAGAGCtcaaatgtaatatatgtaagaaGTCCTTCAAGAACAATGCCGAATTTAGCGAGCATTTAAAACATCACTTGTCGCGCGCGCATCCCTGTCCAATTTGCTCAAAAgcttttatcaataaaactaCTTTAAACACACATTTAAAGACGCACTCTGCATCAgtgaaataagataattttattttggcaTTTTATTATAGACATTTTctgtaaatgttattttttaaaaagttcttacATGTGAATATAATGTTCACTAAAGAATTACCAACTTATGTGTAATGTGTGTATGATACGTTAAACTTTGGTTATCCAATACTACTTGCATACTTAATATTTGCTccttaaacattaaattaaatatgcaaataaaaattattttattttttattttaaattaaattacttgttTGTGCACGTATGACAATGAGAAATGATTAATCGGAACAACAACGTCGAATCAACGTCGAACCGATCATTTCTCATTCGGTATAATGTTTTCTCACTGTTAGACGATTTcgcttatttaaaatataattgccacatataaaatacttttccaaaactttgttttatatacagaGATCATATTATGTACAGATAggaaatttctctctctctctctctctctctctctctctctctctctctctctctctctctctctctctctctctcttccctctccCTGCCCCTCCCtgcctccccccctctctctcttcataaaattttctttatcacTTTCACGTAATTATAAGTTtgaaatatgatttaattatattatcagaaAAAGCGAAGgatttatttctgtaaatatgaagtttgtaatataataaaataaaaattacattttatatttccaaTTCCTAATAGTTATAGTGACACTTTTTAATgtgtgtatattgtatatttaataatacttgaaAGCAtacttataatgtatattatttgcaataaataaatatatactgtGTATGTACTTATTAATATCTTCAGACATAATTATTGGTTttcttatatatgttatttatttatagatatcaTTTTGAAAGACAATAACAACAGGCAAACGAGAGTAACTGTGCGGAGCCCTGCGGGGGTTCTATTCTATACCGGCTACCGACAACTCTCAGCATGTATACATTCCttacataaaacaaactttttcaTTTTACGTAAGTAATGTATACTTTCAATTGCCTGTTGGtgtcttttaaattttgaaagttcTTGACTTTAATTGtctttagttatattaaagtttacaAACGTATGCGTGCATTATCGATGTAATAGTTTGTAGAGATATATTGATATGTTTCAATATTGCACGTACACAAGATCAATTCGATAAAGCTAACATTGCCAATatccttttaatatttattatatcttaatatttattatatcttaaatgatattaaattatttacatatatattaatatatgtaatattaatatcccagatagcacagagaattcaaaaagaattcaattgtatgtcaccaattatgaattttttttgagatgtaaaaaaaattatttttataaaatttttataaaaattctttttgtatctcaaaaagaattcataattgatgacatacaattgagttctttttgaactctctgtgCTATTCGGGATATgattgatatatgtataataagaatttctcattctttcttttttacaaataaaagaaaatcaattttatctgaattcttgaaaaaaatatgggaagaaattaatgataaaaatggaattataataacaataaaaaaattgcttgcGTCAGTAATTTTGGTCTATAatgttaattgttaaaatttgaaatattacatattttaaaacacgCGCGTGATGTATATGTTGAAATAGAtggatattttagaaaattattttatgacattaaattcaacacaaaataatgcataattagatattaaaaacagACATCTTAT
Proteins encoded in this window:
- the LOC105829656 gene encoding zinc finger protein 569 isoform X1, whose product is MQNNIEDLFNGNKVGDKDIQPMDHISAMNGSNLSTPSVTHENSQTNVKTYRLIIQIDKIRGKPGPKCKKVLPLIKFNNTKDAETNESDTVKKRPLQNIDLSPIKKPCAQGTCKLKKCTLKSKLEFQCELCDKYYIAKTEEAKNFSCTKCFKSFSDSQSLYAHAKTHFGCDICLTECTTQMTYDKHIRLHVSTDPQYPYKCHQCHKIFEMKEGVKQHCLVEHPKIALQNTTIQVSPSLTKIAPKQNDNYFCINCNIGFTSDQAYRTHINSHGKKEGFTCNITNEASNIIAVPNPLTGNQIGILQPVKFSCRVCSKQFDNFDEVNLHTRTHLQESGEELKCNICKKSFKNNAEFSEHLKHHLSRAHPCPICSKAFINKTTLNTHLKTHSASVK
- the LOC105829656 gene encoding zinc finger protein 182 isoform X3 — translated: MQNNIEDLFNGNKVGDKDIQPMDHISAMNGSNLSTPSVTHENSQTNVKTYRLIIQIDKIRGKPGPKCKKCHKIFEMKEGVKQHCLVEHPKIALQNTTIQVSPSLTKIAPKQNDNYFCINCNIGFTSDQAYRTHINSHGKKEGFTCNITNEASNIIAVPNPLTGNQIGILQPVKFSCRVCSKQFDNFDEVNLHTRTHLQESGEELKCNICKKSFKNNAEFSEHLKHHLSRAHPCPICSKAFINKTTLNTHLKTHSASVK
- the LOC105829656 gene encoding zinc finger protein 182 isoform X2, with amino-acid sequence MQNNIEDLFNGNKVGDKDIQPMDHISAMNGSNLSTPSVTHENSQTNVKTYRLIIQIDKIRGKPGPKCKKVLPLIKFNNTKDAETNESDTCHKIFEMKEGVKQHCLVEHPKIALQNTTIQVSPSLTKIAPKQNDNYFCINCNIGFTSDQAYRTHINSHGKKEGFTCNITNEASNIIAVPNPLTGNQIGILQPVKFSCRVCSKQFDNFDEVNLHTRTHLQESGEELKCNICKKSFKNNAEFSEHLKHHLSRAHPCPICSKAFINKTTLNTHLKTHSASVK